One region of Sulfuriroseicoccus oceanibius genomic DNA includes:
- a CDS encoding IS256 family transposase has product MTPRPDKTTTPQLKSILAEQEDFLRPLVQKLMQEMLEEEMNETLQAVKSERSDRRRGYRSGSYQRSLLTRVGRIELRVPQDRDGLFSTEIFDRYQRSEKALVSTLIEMYVQGVSTRKVAQITEELCGHRVSASVVSRLNKTLDEELENFARRKLNHAYPYLILDARYEKVRENGVVRSQAVLIAIGISWDGRREVLATELDQRESGSSWKNFLLQLKQRGLTGVEFCVTDNHAGLRRAISEVLPEALWQRCYVHFLRNALDHLPRKHDDDCCTELRWIYDRRDINEARQDLRAWLAKWGGKYHKLCDWVESEIEETLTFYRLPREHHKHLKSTNMLERLNEEIKRRTHIIRTFPNQAAAQRLIRAVTHQVHEQWIDQHRYLNMDHLKEAQKLSLTSNQTSAA; this is encoded by the coding sequence ATGACCCCACGACCAGATAAGACCACAACGCCGCAGTTGAAAAGTATTCTTGCCGAGCAGGAAGATTTTCTGAGGCCCTTGGTTCAGAAATTGATGCAGGAGATGCTCGAAGAAGAAATGAACGAGACACTCCAGGCGGTAAAATCAGAACGCAGCGACAGACGCCGAGGTTATCGCAGCGGCAGTTATCAACGCAGTCTCCTGACACGGGTAGGAAGGATCGAGCTGCGCGTCCCTCAAGATCGCGACGGACTCTTCAGCACCGAGATCTTCGATCGCTATCAACGCAGCGAGAAGGCTTTGGTAAGCACCCTGATCGAAATGTACGTGCAGGGCGTCTCGACACGTAAAGTCGCGCAGATCACCGAGGAGCTCTGCGGTCACCGGGTCAGCGCCAGTGTGGTAAGCAGGCTGAACAAAACGTTGGACGAAGAGCTTGAGAACTTTGCCCGACGCAAGCTCAACCACGCTTATCCTTACCTCATCCTGGATGCCCGCTACGAAAAGGTTCGAGAGAACGGCGTGGTGCGCAGCCAGGCTGTGTTGATCGCCATTGGCATCAGTTGGGATGGCCGACGGGAGGTCCTTGCTACCGAGCTCGATCAAAGGGAAAGCGGAAGCAGCTGGAAGAACTTCCTACTTCAACTCAAGCAACGCGGACTGACGGGTGTTGAGTTCTGCGTGACTGATAACCATGCCGGCCTGCGACGAGCTATCAGCGAAGTGCTTCCCGAGGCGCTGTGGCAACGCTGCTACGTCCACTTCCTTCGCAACGCTCTTGATCATCTACCTCGCAAGCATGACGACGACTGCTGCACCGAGCTGCGCTGGATCTATGACCGTCGAGACATCAATGAAGCGCGTCAGGATCTGCGGGCATGGTTGGCGAAGTGGGGAGGCAAATACCACAAGCTCTGTGACTGGGTCGAAAGTGAGATCGAAGAAACGCTCACCTTTTATCGACTTCCCAGAGAGCATCACAAGCATCTCAAAAGCACGAATATGCTCGAGCGACTCAATGAGGAGATTAAGCGTCGTACGCACATTATCCGAACCTTCCCCAACCAGGCTGCAGCCCAACGTTTAATCCGGGCTGTCACGCATCAAGTCCATGAGCAGTGGATCGATCAACACCGCTACCTGAACATGGATCACCTCAAAGAAGCCCAAAAGCTCAGCCTTACTTCAAATCAAACGTCCGCAGCCTGA
- a CDS encoding aldo/keto reductase, with protein MSDYHPNTGRYETMEYRRCGNSGLQLPALSLGLWHNFGANDDHLDARQMLRDAFDAGITHFDLANNYGPPPGSAETVFGRLFRQDFGDLRDELVISTKAGHLMWPGPYGDGGSRKHLLASLEQSLKRMKLDYVDIFYTHRPDPDTPLEETIGAVATAVEQGKALYAGISKYEGQATAEAVRILRERHIPVVIHQHIYNLLNRWPEQTQLSQTIDDTRLGCICFSPLAQGMLTEKYLDRIPSESRAARDDGFLTTDQVMNNVEKIRALAEIAKERGEPLNTMALAWVLQRPQVTSALIGARTPQQLAGNLEALNSPAFSDDQLQRIDAITGASGGQAQAG; from the coding sequence ATGTCCGACTACCATCCCAACACCGGCCGCTACGAGACCATGGAATACCGCCGCTGCGGCAACAGTGGCCTCCAACTTCCCGCTCTGTCCCTCGGGCTTTGGCACAACTTCGGCGCCAACGACGACCATCTCGACGCCCGCCAGATGCTGCGCGATGCCTTTGACGCAGGGATCACCCACTTTGATTTGGCCAACAACTACGGCCCGCCTCCGGGCAGTGCGGAAACGGTTTTTGGTCGTCTCTTCCGTCAGGACTTCGGCGACTTGCGCGATGAACTGGTGATTTCCACCAAGGCCGGGCACTTGATGTGGCCCGGGCCGTATGGCGACGGCGGCAGCCGCAAGCACCTGCTCGCCAGCCTCGAGCAGAGCCTCAAGCGGATGAAGCTCGATTACGTCGACATTTTCTACACCCACCGCCCGGATCCTGACACCCCGCTCGAGGAAACCATCGGCGCGGTCGCTACTGCGGTGGAACAAGGAAAGGCGCTCTACGCCGGCATCTCAAAGTACGAAGGCCAAGCCACCGCCGAAGCCGTGCGCATCCTGCGGGAGCGCCATATCCCGGTGGTCATCCACCAGCACATCTACAACCTGCTCAACCGCTGGCCGGAACAAACCCAACTCTCCCAAACCATCGACGACACACGTCTCGGCTGCATCTGCTTCTCGCCATTGGCGCAGGGCATGCTGACCGAAAAGTACCTCGACCGAATCCCGAGCGAATCCCGTGCCGCACGTGATGACGGGTTCCTCACCACCGACCAGGTGATGAACAACGTGGAGAAAATCCGCGCGCTGGCAGAGATTGCCAAAGAACGGGGCGAACCACTCAACACCATGGCGCTCGCCTGGGTGCTGCAGCGCCCGCAGGTCACGTCCGCATTGATCGGAGCACGCACACCGCAACAACTCGCCGGAAACCTGGAGGCTCTGAACTCCCCGGCCTTCAGCGACGATCAGTTGCAGCGTATCGACGCCATCACCGGCGCGTCCGGTGGCCAGGCCCAGGCAGGATAG
- a CDS encoding DoxX family protein: MEFSATTWLQLFSAVSFLGFGVACLVSQRMVAEFERYGIPRFRALTGVLQLLGATGLLVGLKVVWIGALAASGLGVLMLLGFGVRLMIRDGFWRSLPAFLYCVMNIYVALRLW, translated from the coding sequence ATGGAATTTTCAGCAACAACCTGGCTGCAGCTTTTCTCCGCGGTCTCCTTTTTGGGGTTTGGCGTGGCTTGTCTCGTTTCCCAGCGCATGGTGGCGGAGTTCGAGCGCTATGGGATCCCACGTTTCCGGGCGTTGACCGGTGTGTTGCAGTTGCTGGGAGCGACTGGGCTATTGGTCGGATTGAAAGTGGTTTGGATCGGCGCGCTGGCGGCCTCCGGGTTGGGGGTGTTGATGCTGTTGGGCTTTGGGGTGCGCTTGATGATCCGCGACGGGTTTTGGCGATCGCTGCCGGCGTTTCTGTACTGCGTGATGAACATTTATGTAGCGCTGCGGCTGTGGTGA
- a CDS encoding DoxX family protein, which yields MKEEFAVYGLSESVMKVVGGLKILFALMLLVGIWVPVLVLPAAAGMAVLMTGAVMMHVKVKDAPQKSLPAFTMLVMSVLVIVL from the coding sequence ATGAAAGAGGAATTTGCGGTTTACGGGCTGTCGGAATCGGTGATGAAGGTGGTGGGTGGTTTGAAGATTCTGTTCGCGTTGATGTTGTTGGTTGGAATTTGGGTGCCGGTTTTGGTTCTTCCTGCGGCAGCCGGGATGGCGGTGTTGATGACGGGGGCTGTGATGATGCACGTCAAAGTGAAGGACGCTCCGCAGAAGTCGCTGCCGGCATTCACGATGTTGGTGATGTCGGTGCTGGTGATTGTTTTGTAG
- a CDS encoding methyltransferase domain-containing protein, translating into MEPEILDGLAEDDPRAVRSRGDLRFINLMMGGERWIVRAVSQFSQATTVVDLGAGEGRLANRIKRAYPQLDVVAVDLHARPPGLDTGIRWLQGDALDGNLHFGRDAIVVANLFLHHFGESQLEQLGQRFSDVGGWLCHEPHRSAGALFWGRLLLPFVGSVTRHDMMVSIRAGFVPDELRKVIGTSGDWSEAVSTFGGLRSKVVCV; encoded by the coding sequence GTGGAACCCGAGATACTCGATGGGCTGGCGGAGGATGATCCTCGGGCAGTGAGAAGTCGTGGCGACTTGCGTTTCATCAATCTGATGATGGGCGGGGAACGATGGATTGTGCGTGCCGTGTCGCAGTTCTCGCAGGCGACCACGGTGGTGGATTTGGGTGCTGGAGAAGGGAGGCTGGCAAACCGTATCAAGCGAGCGTATCCGCAGCTGGATGTGGTGGCAGTGGATTTGCACGCGCGGCCGCCGGGATTGGACACAGGTATCCGCTGGCTTCAGGGCGATGCTCTTGATGGAAACCTTCATTTTGGCAGGGATGCGATCGTGGTTGCCAACTTGTTCCTTCATCACTTTGGAGAATCACAGTTGGAGCAACTTGGGCAGCGGTTTTCGGACGTCGGAGGCTGGTTGTGCCATGAGCCGCATCGGTCCGCCGGGGCTCTGTTTTGGGGGCGCTTGTTGTTGCCTTTTGTTGGTAGTGTGACGCGGCACGACATGATGGTGAGTATCCGGGCGGGGTTTGTTCCTGACGAATTGCGGAAGGTGATCGGGACGAGCGGTGATTGGTCTGAAGCGGTATCGACGTTCGGCGGGCTGCGTAGCAAGGTGGTGTGCGTATGA
- a CDS encoding NAD(P)/FAD-dependent oxidoreductase, with translation MKDVRIVGGGLAGLSLGIALRERGVPVRVLEAGRYPQHRVCGEFICGVSDDVLDSLGVIDLLSDAVEHSRMAWWVGDELVMTRPMPQSARGISRYVLDQRLADRFCEFGGDLMVGRRGTEERSEGVVWAAGKRKAGGRTWIGLKVHIDLASVDGLEMHVGERGYLGLCRVAGDRVNACGLFRMDQGLKGRGGDLLLRYLEANGLGSLARRLAEGEMDATSFSATAGFSLGSQPSGGQVCIGDRLNLIPPFTGNGMSMALESSALLMPLLVRYSKGELTWDAVARKYAEAGRGQFSRRMTTAKVLHPMLFHPLGRGVLSRLARGGVLPLDYLFNRLRTP, from the coding sequence ATGAAGGATGTGCGGATCGTAGGTGGCGGCTTGGCTGGGCTTTCGCTCGGGATCGCGCTTCGGGAACGAGGTGTGCCGGTGAGGGTGTTGGAAGCCGGGCGTTATCCGCAGCATCGGGTCTGCGGTGAGTTTATTTGTGGCGTGAGTGATGATGTGCTCGATTCACTCGGGGTGATCGATTTGTTGAGTGATGCGGTTGAGCACAGCCGGATGGCTTGGTGGGTGGGGGATGAGTTGGTGATGACGCGTCCAATGCCGCAATCCGCGCGGGGGATTTCCCGTTATGTTCTGGACCAAAGGCTGGCCGATCGGTTTTGCGAGTTCGGTGGTGATTTGATGGTCGGGCGGCGGGGGACCGAAGAACGGTCGGAGGGTGTGGTCTGGGCGGCGGGTAAGCGCAAGGCCGGAGGGCGCACGTGGATCGGGCTCAAAGTGCATATCGACCTTGCTTCGGTCGACGGATTGGAAATGCATGTCGGTGAGCGGGGCTATCTTGGTTTGTGCCGGGTGGCCGGAGACCGGGTCAATGCTTGTGGGCTTTTCAGGATGGATCAGGGGCTGAAAGGGCGCGGTGGGGATTTGTTATTGCGTTATTTGGAGGCCAATGGACTTGGCTCATTGGCCCGGCGCCTGGCGGAGGGGGAAATGGATGCCACCTCGTTCTCAGCCACCGCTGGATTTTCCCTGGGATCGCAGCCCTCAGGCGGTCAGGTGTGTATCGGAGACCGGCTTAATTTGATTCCCCCCTTCACAGGTAACGGCATGAGCATGGCCCTTGAGAGCAGTGCTTTGTTGATGCCTCTGCTGGTTCGGTACTCGAAGGGCGAGCTCACCTGGGATGCCGTGGCAAGGAAGTACGCTGAGGCTGGGCGTGGGCAGTTTTCGCGTCGGATGACGACTGCGAAGGTTTTGCACCCGATGTTATTTCACCCTCTTGGAAGGGGTGTTCTGTCTCGGTTAGCCCGTGGCGGTGTGCTACCTCTTGATTATTTGTTCAACCGTTTACGCACCCCATGA
- a CDS encoding type III polyketide synthase, with protein MILQGIASSFPSASFSQGDCLNAMKSASFWPQLNPRSREVLTKVLEGTSGIEKRHFALERLEDAWTRDAQQLNEAYEQRAPELSAEAVVKALQKANVDVADVDALFVCSCTGFLCPGVSSHLAERLGLRDDVFLQDMTGFGCGASVPMWRAASGYISQNPDAVIVTVAVEVCSAAFYVEDDFGVLISTCLFGDGASAAVWSGRGSGLQVTDFRSLHLPQERERIRFTNAQGKLRNQLDRRVPELAGRAVDALYQKRVRQKPRHFVTHGGGRDVIDALESVLPVGELSLAREVMRDYGNLSSPSVMVALENLVQREPDADHLWVCGFGAGFSAHSCEMTRVG; from the coding sequence ATGATTCTTCAAGGTATTGCCAGTTCGTTTCCGTCGGCCAGTTTTAGTCAGGGCGACTGCCTGAATGCGATGAAGAGTGCGTCGTTTTGGCCGCAATTGAACCCTCGGTCCAGAGAGGTTTTAACCAAGGTGTTGGAAGGCACCAGTGGAATTGAGAAGCGACATTTTGCGCTTGAGAGACTTGAGGATGCGTGGACCCGCGATGCGCAACAACTCAACGAAGCTTACGAGCAGCGGGCTCCCGAGTTGTCTGCAGAGGCTGTCGTGAAGGCACTGCAGAAGGCCAATGTGGATGTGGCGGATGTGGATGCGTTGTTTGTGTGTTCCTGTACGGGTTTTCTGTGTCCTGGCGTGAGCTCGCATTTGGCTGAGCGGTTGGGGCTTCGGGACGATGTCTTTTTACAGGATATGACGGGTTTTGGTTGTGGGGCCTCAGTGCCGATGTGGAGGGCGGCGTCGGGTTATATTTCCCAGAACCCGGATGCGGTGATCGTGACTGTGGCGGTCGAGGTTTGTTCGGCTGCGTTTTACGTGGAGGATGATTTCGGGGTGTTGATCAGCACGTGTTTGTTTGGCGACGGCGCGTCGGCAGCGGTCTGGTCGGGGCGGGGAAGCGGGTTGCAGGTGACGGATTTTCGATCGTTGCACCTGCCGCAGGAACGCGAGCGGATCCGCTTTACCAATGCTCAAGGGAAGCTGCGCAATCAGTTGGATCGTCGGGTGCCTGAACTTGCAGGTAGAGCGGTGGACGCCTTGTATCAAAAGCGCGTGCGCCAGAAGCCGCGGCACTTTGTTACGCATGGCGGGGGGCGCGATGTGATTGATGCGCTCGAGTCAGTGCTGCCGGTGGGTGAGTTGTCATTGGCGCGTGAGGTGATGCGTGATTATGGCAATCTGAGCAGCCCATCGGTGATGGTGGCATTGGAGAACCTGGTGCAGCGGGAGCCTGATGCGGACCATCTTTGGGTGTGTGGCTTTGGTGCCGGGTTCTCCGCTCACAGTTGTGAGATGACGAGGGTCGGGTGA
- the priA gene encoding replication restart helicase PriA — MIRSPFFRPPVYAPATSDDLFGGSAGDAAPPAIDGKVVSVMLDNANDQAYDYLAPGAMADLAHLGSRVMVPLRNRNLRGTIVEVREGGVAALDDKVRRALKPITRVIDERPSLPPDLLKLASWMADYYIASMASVMQTMLPSNIRDEKTKEKTRLTAVMKKPWKADSDEGLALRKRAPKQVAVLTKLAKAPGHKIALADLASDLGNDVRTSVRSLESKGWLEVVTEQVERDPFANADIVGDSALELTGDQQTAVTAIHTAIDADAPKPILLLGVTGSGKTEVYLQSIQHAIDQGKGAIVLVPEIALTPQTVERFKSRFSQQAGGVAVLHSHLSDGERFDEWQRIRSGRARIVVGARSAVFAPVPDLGIIVVDEEHENSYKQDNPPRYQARDVAVVRAKICGCAVVLGSATPSLESWENVRKGKYEGLRMMTRIDDRQLPLIRVVDMKIEATKRKDVTILSEPLRQAMEKRLERGEQTILFLNRRGFSPSLQCLACGATCECKHCSIALTFHKSADRLICHMCGYEQVAPTRCPECREPGIKFNGFGTQRVEEVISKVFPKASVERIDADAMRRKERLVEALNRFKTGKTQIVIGTQMIAKGLHFPNVTLVGILNADIGLHIPDFRAGERVFQLLTQVAGRAGRGDLSGEVIVQTFSPHSPSIQFARQHDFDGYSSQELEFRQAFGYPPYARMVGIMTRSTKENMAEFTLQNLIATLKPKLPQNVMIGEPLPAAIARVKGQFRYHVFLRATNPNHILKPLRETLASFTVPDDVYLGVDVDCYQVT; from the coding sequence GTGATCCGCAGTCCATTCTTCCGCCCCCCCGTTTACGCCCCGGCGACCTCCGACGATTTGTTCGGCGGTAGCGCGGGTGATGCCGCGCCCCCTGCCATCGACGGCAAGGTGGTGTCAGTCATGTTAGACAACGCCAACGACCAGGCCTACGACTACCTGGCGCCCGGCGCAATGGCGGACCTCGCGCACCTCGGCAGCCGCGTGATGGTGCCGCTACGCAACCGCAACCTGCGCGGTACGATTGTGGAAGTACGAGAGGGTGGCGTGGCGGCGCTCGACGACAAGGTCCGGCGCGCGTTGAAACCCATCACCCGCGTCATCGACGAACGCCCGAGCCTGCCACCCGACCTGCTCAAACTCGCGTCGTGGATGGCGGACTACTACATCGCGTCGATGGCATCGGTGATGCAGACGATGCTGCCGTCGAACATTCGCGACGAAAAGACCAAGGAAAAGACACGCCTGACCGCGGTGATGAAAAAGCCGTGGAAAGCCGACAGCGACGAGGGCCTGGCCCTGCGCAAACGTGCGCCCAAACAAGTCGCCGTGCTGACCAAACTCGCCAAGGCACCGGGCCACAAGATCGCGCTGGCGGATCTTGCGAGCGACCTCGGCAACGACGTGCGTACATCGGTTCGGTCGCTGGAATCCAAGGGCTGGCTCGAAGTCGTGACCGAACAAGTGGAGCGCGATCCCTTTGCCAATGCGGACATCGTCGGCGACTCGGCGCTTGAACTCACCGGCGACCAACAAACCGCCGTCACCGCAATCCACACCGCCATTGATGCCGACGCCCCGAAGCCGATTTTGCTGCTCGGTGTGACAGGGTCCGGAAAAACGGAAGTCTACCTGCAGAGCATCCAGCACGCGATCGACCAAGGCAAAGGCGCGATCGTGCTGGTACCCGAAATTGCCCTCACCCCACAAACCGTCGAGCGCTTCAAAAGCCGCTTCAGCCAGCAGGCCGGTGGCGTTGCCGTGTTGCACAGCCACCTCTCCGACGGCGAACGCTTCGACGAATGGCAACGCATCCGCAGCGGCCGGGCACGCATCGTGGTCGGCGCTCGCTCGGCGGTCTTCGCTCCGGTGCCGGACCTCGGCATCATCGTCGTCGATGAAGAGCACGAGAACTCCTACAAACAAGACAACCCACCACGTTACCAAGCCCGTGACGTGGCGGTCGTGCGGGCAAAAATCTGCGGCTGTGCCGTGGTGCTCGGCAGCGCCACCCCGTCGCTGGAAAGCTGGGAGAACGTGCGCAAAGGAAAGTACGAGGGCTTGCGCATGATGACACGCATCGACGACCGCCAGCTCCCGCTGATCCGGGTGGTCGACATGAAGATCGAAGCGACCAAACGCAAGGACGTCACGATTTTGTCGGAGCCGCTGCGACAGGCGATGGAAAAGCGCCTCGAGCGCGGCGAGCAGACCATTCTCTTCCTCAACCGCCGTGGGTTCTCACCGTCGCTACAGTGCCTGGCCTGCGGCGCGACCTGCGAATGCAAGCACTGCAGCATCGCGCTCACGTTCCACAAATCAGCCGACCGCTTGATCTGCCACATGTGCGGGTACGAACAAGTCGCGCCCACCCGCTGCCCTGAGTGCCGCGAACCCGGGATCAAGTTCAACGGCTTCGGAACCCAACGCGTCGAGGAAGTGATCAGCAAGGTTTTCCCGAAAGCCAGCGTCGAGCGCATCGACGCCGATGCCATGCGCCGCAAGGAGCGCCTGGTCGAAGCACTCAACCGCTTCAAAACCGGCAAGACACAGATTGTCATTGGCACCCAGATGATCGCCAAAGGGCTGCACTTCCCAAACGTGACGCTGGTCGGGATCCTCAACGCGGACATCGGCCTGCACATCCCCGACTTCCGTGCGGGCGAGCGTGTGTTCCAACTACTGACCCAGGTGGCTGGCCGCGCGGGGCGTGGTGATTTGTCCGGTGAGGTGATTGTCCAGACCTTCAGCCCGCACAGTCCGTCGATTCAGTTCGCGCGCCAGCACGACTTCGACGGCTATTCGTCGCAGGAGCTCGAGTTCCGCCAGGCCTTCGGCTACCCGCCCTACGCCCGGATGGTCGGCATCATGACCCGCTCGACCAAGGAGAACATGGCCGAGTTCACGCTGCAGAACCTGATCGCCACACTGAAACCGAAGCTGCCGCAAAACGTCATGATCGGCGAACCTCTGCCCGCCGCCATCGCCCGCGTGAAGGGACAATTCCGCTACCACGTCTTCCTCCGCGCCACCAACCCGAACCACATCCTCAAACCACTGCGCGAAACCCTCGCCTCCTTCACCGTCCCCGATGACGTCTACCTCGGCGTCGACGTGGATTGCTATCAGGTGACGTAG
- a CDS encoding SPFH domain-containing protein, with amino-acid sequence MEIVLIVLGMLVAAGIVLAFGVYTIGPTQRGVLASFGRAQRVGNQRIGDDPELGALLSDEEKARYDYPVIRVIKPGGPYFKWPWQKLTKVDMTIKTTDITWDPDIVQGSIESVTKDNLTVQISGQIRWRPCERNLYAYVYGVKNPPAHIMGYFVSVLRDRIATFSNSDAELPNGEVVEGISINDLRKNLSTINQYMEESCVKTAARYGIELDAALITTIDPPSEVDEALASINTTSNNVAAEISQAKAEADQTLKMAEQAVQIAENRANAEAAPLLELSETLTQMYQNGGRPALDSYLRNAAVPLREKASQTLISTNPNNA; translated from the coding sequence ATGGAAATCGTATTGATAGTGCTCGGCATGTTGGTTGCTGCCGGGATTGTGTTGGCGTTTGGGGTGTACACGATCGGGCCGACCCAGCGTGGTGTGTTGGCTTCGTTTGGTCGTGCGCAGCGGGTGGGGAACCAAAGGATTGGCGATGATCCGGAGCTTGGTGCGTTGCTCAGCGACGAGGAAAAAGCACGCTACGACTATCCGGTGATCCGCGTGATCAAGCCGGGCGGGCCGTATTTCAAATGGCCTTGGCAGAAGCTGACCAAGGTGGACATGACCATCAAGACCACCGACATCACGTGGGATCCGGACATTGTCCAGGGATCGATCGAGTCGGTGACAAAGGACAACCTGACGGTGCAGATTTCCGGCCAGATCCGGTGGCGTCCGTGCGAACGCAACTTGTACGCCTATGTCTATGGCGTGAAGAACCCACCGGCGCACATCATGGGGTACTTCGTTTCCGTGCTGCGGGATCGTATTGCGACATTCAGCAACTCCGATGCCGAGCTCCCGAATGGGGAAGTGGTCGAGGGGATTTCTATCAACGACCTGCGTAAGAACTTGTCGACGATCAACCAGTACATGGAGGAAAGCTGTGTGAAGACCGCAGCGCGCTATGGCATCGAGCTCGACGCCGCATTGATCACGACCATCGATCCGCCGTCCGAAGTGGATGAGGCATTGGCATCGATCAACACGACGAGTAACAACGTGGCTGCTGAGATTTCGCAGGCCAAGGCCGAGGCCGACCAGACCTTGAAGATGGCCGAGCAGGCGGTGCAGATCGCCGAGAACCGCGCCAACGCCGAAGCGGCTCCGTTGCTCGAGCTCTCCGAGACCTTGACCCAGATGTATCAAAACGGCGGGCGCCCGGCGCTCGATTCCTATTTGCGCAATGCGGCGGTGCCATTGCGCGAGAAGGCCAGCCAGACACTCATTTCCACCAACCCGAACAACGCCTAA
- a CDS encoding alkene reductase, with protein MSILQKPIQLGAFELKNRLVMAPLTRCRASEGRVPNELMAEYYAQRASAGLILSEATSVNPMGVGYPDTPGLWSADQVEGWKMVTSAVHKKGGLILAQLWHVGRISDPSYLNGELPVAPSPIAPDGHVSLIRPQKPFVTPRALTVDEIKATIEDYRVAAEHAKAAGFDGVELHGANGYLPEQFLHSSTNHRTDEYGGSIENRARFLLEALDALISVWGAERVGLHLSPQGDAHDAGDATPLETNVYLAEQSKQRGIAFIFLREDIKAEKRLTPVIKETFGNGVIANQELNKEQAETLVESGVADAVSFGRWFIANPDLPQRFAQDAPLNEADPNTFYGGGSEGYTDYPFLNGDG; from the coding sequence ATGTCTATTCTTCAGAAACCGATCCAATTGGGAGCTTTCGAGCTCAAGAACCGTCTGGTAATGGCACCGCTTACCCGCTGCCGTGCGAGTGAAGGGCGTGTGCCCAATGAGTTAATGGCCGAGTATTATGCCCAGCGGGCGTCGGCCGGGTTGATTTTATCGGAAGCGACGTCGGTGAACCCGATGGGGGTGGGGTATCCGGATACACCGGGTTTGTGGAGCGCCGACCAGGTCGAGGGCTGGAAGATGGTAACGTCCGCCGTGCATAAGAAGGGGGGGCTGATTCTGGCCCAGTTGTGGCATGTCGGGCGGATATCCGATCCGAGTTATCTCAATGGCGAACTGCCGGTGGCACCGTCGCCGATCGCTCCGGATGGACATGTGTCGCTGATCCGTCCGCAGAAGCCATTCGTGACGCCGCGGGCGCTGACGGTCGACGAGATCAAAGCGACGATTGAGGACTATCGGGTGGCTGCAGAGCACGCGAAGGCGGCTGGGTTCGACGGGGTGGAGTTGCACGGAGCGAATGGCTATTTGCCTGAGCAGTTCCTGCACAGCTCGACCAACCATCGGACGGATGAATATGGCGGGTCGATTGAGAACCGTGCGCGCTTTTTGCTAGAGGCACTGGATGCGTTGATCTCGGTGTGGGGTGCGGAGCGCGTAGGGCTCCACCTTTCCCCGCAAGGCGACGCCCATGATGCCGGCGATGCGACGCCTCTGGAAACGAACGTCTACCTGGCGGAGCAGAGCAAACAGCGCGGGATTGCGTTCATCTTCCTGCGCGAGGATATCAAAGCGGAGAAACGACTTACGCCAGTCATCAAAGAGACGTTCGGCAATGGCGTGATTGCCAACCAGGAGTTGAATAAAGAGCAGGCGGAAACCTTGGTTGAGAGCGGAGTGGCCGACGCGGTGTCGTTCGGCCGCTGGTTCATTGCCAACCCGGATCTGCCGCAGCGCTTTGCCCAGGATGCGCCGCTCAATGAGGCGGATCCGAACACATTCTACGGCGGCGGATCGGAGGGCTATACCGATTATCCGTTTTTGAATGGAGATGGTTGA
- a CDS encoding SPFH domain-containing protein, translated as MAYFIIGFLLALIGIPLVYRFGGMLQLWRVIPEKTVLVYTLFGKVIGELDEAGINFPFTRFGPKAFLVPFFGKVYKVSTNIHQYYLRNQLVNSEEGAPMGVGIWYECYVSNPKAYLFENSEPVRSLSANVSTAVIKQLSNLKLDVLLEDRDALSRMVRSEVSPKSQQWGFTLGSTYIRKVAFRDQGMIKEIERKVVNRLRQVTASMRQDGENRVAIIRSNAEKEASRRLGKAQAVRPQIVGEALSEIRENPEVAEVLFDLLDLQATLKSEGKIILNTGDQHGGPGMLVNV; from the coding sequence ATGGCATATTTTATCATTGGCTTTCTGCTCGCATTGATCGGGATTCCGCTCGTGTATCGTTTCGGAGGGATGCTGCAGTTGTGGCGCGTGATCCCGGAGAAGACCGTCCTGGTGTACACGCTTTTTGGCAAAGTGATCGGCGAACTCGACGAGGCCGGGATCAACTTTCCGTTCACCCGTTTCGGGCCGAAGGCGTTCCTCGTTCCGTTTTTCGGCAAGGTGTACAAGGTCTCGACGAACATTCATCAGTACTATTTGCGCAACCAGTTGGTGAACTCGGAAGAGGGCGCGCCAATGGGTGTGGGGATTTGGTACGAATGCTATGTCAGCAACCCGAAGGCGTATTTGTTTGAGAACTCGGAGCCGGTGCGTTCGTTGTCGGCGAACGTTTCCACAGCGGTGATCAAGCAGTTGTCCAATTTGAAGCTGGATGTGTTGTTGGAGGACCGCGATGCGTTGTCTCGCATGGTGAGGTCGGAGGTTTCGCCGAAGTCGCAGCAGTGGGGCTTTACCTTGGGGTCGACGTACATCCGTAAAGTGGCATTCCGCGACCAGGGGATGATCAAGGAGATCGAGCGCAAGGTGGTCAACCGCTTGCGTCAGGTCACGGCGTCGATGCGCCAGGACGGTGAGAACCGCGTGGCGATCATCCGATCGAACGCGGAGAAAGAAGCGTCGCGTCGTTTGGGTAAAGCGCAGGCGGTGCGTCCGCAGATTGTGGGTGAAGCATTGTCCGAGATTCGCGAGAATCCGGAAGTCGCCGAGGTGCTTTTTGATCTGCTAGATCTTCAGGCGACCCTCAAGAGCGAGGGTAAGATCATCCTCAACACCGGTGACCAGCACGGCGGGCCGGGGATGTTGGTGAATGTATGA